A window from Pseudomonas kribbensis encodes these proteins:
- a CDS encoding ArsR/SmtB family transcription factor: MNLRVPSIRHDDCDELAALCKAGGDPLRLNVLRALANDSFGVLELAQIFDIGQSGMSHHLKVLAQADLVATRREGNAVFYRRALPHTELLGGKLHAALLEEVDNLALPADVETRIAQVHGQRAANSQDFFARVAEKFRAQQDLIAGLPQYRESVLALLDKLNFNGAATAIEVGPGDGAFLPELARRFGTVTALDNSAAMLELARQVCEREKLTNVSLQLADALNGVSLQADCVVLNMVLHHFAAPAEALKHMASLLQPGGSLLVTELCSHNQSWAREACGDLWLGFEQDDLARWATAAGLVPGESLYVGLRNGFQIQVRHFQRPAGDTHHR, from the coding sequence ATGAACTTACGCGTGCCTTCCATTCGCCATGACGATTGCGACGAGCTGGCGGCCCTGTGCAAGGCCGGCGGTGACCCGCTGCGGCTGAATGTATTGCGCGCCCTGGCCAACGATTCGTTCGGCGTACTGGAACTGGCGCAGATTTTCGATATCGGCCAGTCCGGCATGAGCCATCACCTCAAGGTGTTGGCACAAGCCGATCTGGTGGCGACTCGCCGTGAAGGCAATGCGGTTTTCTATCGCCGCGCCCTGCCCCACACCGAGTTGCTGGGCGGCAAGTTGCACGCTGCATTGTTAGAAGAAGTCGACAATCTGGCGCTGCCGGCCGACGTGGAAACACGAATCGCACAGGTCCATGGGCAGCGTGCTGCCAACAGCCAGGACTTTTTCGCTCGGGTCGCGGAGAAATTCCGCGCCCAGCAGGATTTGATTGCCGGCCTGCCGCAGTACCGTGAAAGCGTGCTGGCCCTGCTCGACAAACTGAACTTCAATGGCGCTGCCACGGCCATTGAAGTCGGCCCCGGCGATGGTGCATTCCTGCCGGAACTGGCGCGTCGCTTCGGCACCGTAACCGCACTGGACAACAGCGCGGCGATGCTCGAACTGGCCCGTCAGGTATGTGAACGTGAAAAGCTGACTAACGTCAGCCTGCAATTGGCCGATGCATTGAATGGCGTGAGCCTTCAGGCCGATTGCGTGGTGTTGAACATGGTGTTGCACCATTTCGCCGCGCCGGCCGAAGCGCTCAAGCACATGGCCAGCCTGCTGCAACCGGGCGGTAGCCTGCTCGTGACAGAGTTATGTAGCCACAACCAGAGTTGGGCCAGGGAGGCCTGCGGTGATCTGTGGTTGGGGTTTGAACAGGACGATCTGGCCCGTTGGGCCACCGCTGCGGGACTCGTTCCCGGGGAAAGCCTCTATGTAGGCTTACGTAATGGTTTCCAGATCCAGGTTCGCCATTTTCAGCGACCGGCTGGCGACACTCACCATCGGTAA